From Candidatus Baltobacteraceae bacterium, one genomic window encodes:
- a CDS encoding serine protease, whose protein sequence is MKSLYAAAVTIAMLCGCAPHYSDDAFVASVRKIEPSVVLLTMDVPGDTKQSAVDEAYASGTVVASGAWGSDILTVEHAIEGAWNLHVTIANKERVPARIVAKDAGLDVAIVRTKRPNLPVVRLGDSKDAQPGRQVGLLGYPIPDQFDQEGLGLATSVDAGRISSLRKNAIEVTLPIVPGESGSPIFLSDTGEIVGMAESRFDEEHSIGFALPIDDVRRFLHRWDAGHGL, encoded by the coding sequence ATGAAGAGCCTGTACGCCGCCGCCGTCACTATTGCGATGCTCTGCGGCTGCGCGCCGCACTATTCCGACGACGCGTTCGTCGCATCGGTCCGCAAGATCGAACCCTCGGTCGTGCTGCTGACGATGGACGTGCCCGGCGATACGAAGCAGAGTGCGGTTGACGAAGCCTACGCGAGCGGTACCGTGGTCGCGAGCGGCGCGTGGGGCAGCGACATTCTCACGGTCGAACACGCGATCGAGGGAGCGTGGAACCTGCACGTCACCATCGCAAACAAAGAGCGCGTGCCGGCCAGAATCGTCGCAAAAGACGCGGGTCTCGATGTCGCGATCGTGCGCACGAAGCGACCGAATCTGCCGGTCGTGCGTCTGGGCGATTCTAAAGACGCGCAGCCCGGCCGGCAGGTGGGGCTCCTCGGCTATCCGATCCCCGACCAATTCGATCAGGAAGGTTTGGGACTCGCAACCTCGGTCGATGCCGGGCGCATCTCGTCGCTTCGAAAGAACGCGATCGAAGTGACGCTGCCGATTGTGCCGGGTGAGAGCGGGAGTCCGATCTTTTTGAGCGACACGGGGGAGATCGTCGGCATGGCTGAATCGCGATTCGATGAAGAGCATTCGATTGGATTTGCGTTGCCGATTGATGATGTTCGGCGGTTTTTGCATCGGTGGGATGCGGGGCATGGATTGTAG
- the hflX gene encoding GTPase HflX, which translates to MAHRTFTTASDLTRAILVAVDVDDPRRPLEPELLEFEALAAASGAAVIERVVQRRAHVDPATLVGSGKATEIAERAKELGANLVLVLNDLRPRQRKNLEKLVPLPIVDRTMLILDVFAQHARSREGKLQVELAQLRYRQSNLIGIGADLSRLGGGIGTRGPGETKLEVDRRRIQDRVSVLRRALEEVRKQRSTRRGDTREREPLVALVGYTNVGKSSLLNRLARSDALVADQPFATLDPTMRRAYLGPNRFVRVVDTVGFITDLPKDLVSAFRSTLEELNDADVLVHVVDASNPDWPRQMEAVDATLRDLELENKPRIVVFNKVDAVTGELPHLAGALYVSARDGSGIPELLSRL; encoded by the coding sequence TTGGCTCATCGAACGTTTACGACCGCTAGCGACCTAACGCGCGCAATCTTGGTCGCGGTCGACGTCGACGATCCGCGCCGCCCGCTCGAACCCGAACTGCTCGAATTCGAAGCGCTCGCCGCCGCATCCGGAGCCGCCGTTATCGAACGCGTGGTCCAACGGCGCGCGCACGTCGATCCCGCGACCCTGGTCGGCAGCGGAAAGGCCACCGAGATCGCGGAGCGAGCGAAGGAACTGGGTGCCAATCTGGTGCTGGTACTCAACGACCTGCGGCCGCGGCAGCGCAAGAATCTCGAGAAGCTGGTTCCCCTGCCGATCGTCGATCGCACGATGCTGATTCTCGACGTCTTCGCGCAGCACGCGCGCAGCCGCGAAGGCAAGCTGCAAGTCGAACTCGCGCAACTGCGCTATCGTCAGTCGAACCTCATCGGTATCGGCGCCGATCTCTCGCGCCTTGGCGGCGGTATCGGCACGCGGGGACCCGGCGAGACGAAACTCGAGGTCGATCGGCGGCGTATCCAGGATCGCGTGAGCGTGTTGCGCCGCGCGCTCGAGGAAGTTCGCAAACAGCGTTCGACGCGGCGCGGCGATACGCGCGAGCGCGAACCGCTCGTGGCGCTGGTCGGCTACACGAACGTCGGCAAGTCCTCGTTGCTCAATCGGCTGGCGCGCAGCGACGCGTTGGTGGCGGATCAGCCGTTCGCAACGCTCGATCCGACGATGCGGCGCGCGTACCTGGGTCCGAACCGGTTCGTTCGCGTGGTCGACACCGTGGGTTTTATCACCGATTTGCCCAAGGATCTGGTGAGCGCGTTTCGCTCGACGCTCGAAGAGTTAAACGACGCCGACGTGCTGGTTCACGTCGTCGACGCGAGCAACCCCGATTGGCCGCGGCAGATGGAGGCGGTAGACGCGACGCTGCGCGACCTGGAGCTTGAGAACAAGCCGCGCATCGTCGTCTTCAATAAGGTGGATGCCGTAACGGGCGAACTCCCACACCTCGCGGGCGCCCTCTACGTGAGCGCGCGCGATGGGAGCGGAATTCCGGAGCTTCTGAGCAGGCTGTAA
- a CDS encoding helical backbone metal receptor — protein sequence MIKRFALLAALAAMLAGCSAGTVDRRAGGPGVAKRVVSLMPSLTADLCRLGAGKALVGVSEYSPTATCAARAPIVGNFASVDAERIVGLHPDVVVGIPSQQRMTQTLRSAGIATVFFNDDSFADIFTDITGLGRLTGHTAQARALVARLQARTAALRATERFKRRPRVFVALGTGPIWTVGPQSYLSQIIDLAGGRNAVGRLPAAYAEYSAEALLAAQPDAIVTDRFTHLSTVLDREPWRSLRAVREHHVYVAPDEFERPGPSYNEGLHWLIERLRPLAT from the coding sequence GTGATCAAGCGTTTCGCCCTCCTGGCCGCACTCGCGGCGATGCTGGCGGGCTGTTCGGCCGGCACGGTAGACCGGCGTGCGGGCGGCCCCGGCGTTGCAAAACGCGTCGTTTCGCTGATGCCGTCGTTGACCGCGGATTTATGCCGACTCGGCGCGGGCAAGGCCCTCGTGGGGGTCTCGGAATACTCGCCGACGGCAACCTGCGCGGCGCGCGCGCCGATCGTGGGAAATTTTGCGAGCGTCGACGCGGAACGAATCGTCGGGCTGCACCCCGACGTGGTGGTCGGCATCCCGTCCCAGCAGCGCATGACGCAAACGCTGCGTTCGGCCGGCATCGCGACGGTGTTCTTTAACGACGATAGCTTTGCCGATATTTTCACCGACATCACGGGCCTCGGCCGGCTGACCGGCCATACCGCGCAGGCGCGGGCGCTGGTCGCACGGCTGCAGGCGCGCACCGCGGCGCTTCGAGCGACCGAACGTTTCAAACGCCGGCCGCGGGTGTTCGTCGCGCTCGGCACCGGCCCGATCTGGACCGTCGGCCCGCAATCGTATCTCTCCCAGATCATCGATCTCGCAGGCGGCCGAAATGCCGTCGGGCGGCTGCCCGCGGCATATGCCGAATACAGCGCCGAAGCGTTGCTCGCAGCCCAGCCCGACGCGATCGTCACGGATCGCTTCACGCACCTCTCGACGGTGCTCGACCGCGAACCGTGGCGCTCGCTGCGCGCGGTGCGCGAGCACCACGTGTACGTTGCGCCCGACGAGTTCGAGCGCCCCGGCCCATCCTATAATGAAGGACTCCATTGGCTCATCGAACGTTTACGACCGCTAGCGACCTAA
- a CDS encoding TonB-dependent receptor, which produces MIPRFHARALCAALFIIAGSAGVAAARETPAPSPSPSAPPEIAHVVTSDRSDESIDRVARTTFVITKEEIVRHGYRSIADAIATLPGVNLVRYGTTGSAASFGIRGSSTSQVLVLVNGLPAAGSQINNLDLNSIPTTGVERIEVVEGGGSTLYGADSVGGVINVIATPLAGKAILDAFAGSFGTRGASLETRNFSFSRTIARNDFGLPGNGERPNSDSAQTTARVAFDRHFGRIRAAFDASVSDHHLGVPGPDGFLSATSRENDVDTGAHLAFARTGARATTTLDLGGTHQSFVYTCDTPVDSSCPNYPFTAGAPIPPPYAQLLTEGRVEANFRNVLSSDRTRTVYGIDLSRGVARVDDGSSPLQVHGFARTAIYVQQNWLARTGSRFYAGVRAERDGAQGGAFSPSIGGILRLSPQLSLKANAATAFRAPNASDLYYPGFSNPNLQVERTRVADVSLVDRGLLGGATLTWFTTTGRNLIVLDQTYTPQNVGHAAIAGLTFAIRTVPIRGYYAKLNLTNLYRERDLDSDPAIDIYSGKRLPNRGPVLAANLELGFLGRPASAIESAAITMRTAGARGPVDSRLPLFDQPATYSNLGAFVRFRLDRDALLTLRASNLGNERYAEIGGYPMPGRSFVVELSTR; this is translated from the coding sequence GTGATCCCTCGCTTTCATGCGCGTGCGCTTTGCGCCGCGCTCTTCATCATCGCCGGCAGCGCCGGCGTCGCCGCAGCACGAGAAACGCCCGCGCCCTCGCCGTCCCCAAGCGCGCCTCCGGAGATCGCGCACGTCGTGACCAGCGATCGTTCGGACGAGTCGATCGACCGGGTGGCGCGGACCACGTTCGTCATCACCAAAGAAGAGATCGTCCGGCACGGGTACCGCAGCATCGCGGACGCAATCGCCACGTTACCGGGCGTCAATCTCGTACGCTACGGCACGACCGGTTCGGCCGCAAGTTTCGGCATTCGCGGAAGCTCGACGTCGCAGGTGCTGGTACTGGTCAACGGTCTCCCGGCTGCCGGCTCGCAGATCAACAATCTCGATCTCAATTCCATTCCGACCACCGGCGTCGAACGTATCGAAGTCGTCGAAGGCGGCGGCTCGACGCTCTACGGCGCGGACTCCGTCGGCGGAGTTATCAACGTGATCGCAACGCCGCTGGCCGGCAAAGCGATCCTCGACGCGTTCGCCGGATCCTTCGGAACGCGCGGAGCGAGCCTCGAAACGCGTAACTTCTCCTTCTCGCGAACGATCGCGCGCAACGATTTCGGCTTGCCGGGCAATGGCGAGCGTCCCAACTCCGATAGCGCGCAGACGACGGCGCGCGTTGCATTCGACCGTCACTTCGGGCGTATCCGCGCCGCCTTCGACGCAAGCGTGAGCGATCATCACCTCGGCGTACCGGGGCCCGACGGGTTTCTCTCGGCCACGAGCCGCGAAAACGACGTCGATACCGGCGCGCATCTCGCATTCGCGCGTACGGGCGCTCGCGCAACGACGACGCTCGATCTCGGCGGCACGCATCAATCGTTCGTCTACACGTGCGACACCCCGGTCGATTCGAGCTGCCCCAACTATCCCTTTACGGCCGGCGCGCCAATTCCGCCGCCCTACGCGCAGCTCCTAACCGAAGGACGCGTGGAGGCGAACTTCCGTAACGTACTCTCGAGCGACCGCACGCGCACCGTCTACGGCATCGACCTCTCGCGCGGCGTGGCGCGCGTGGACGACGGCAGCTCCCCGCTGCAAGTACACGGATTCGCGCGCACCGCAATCTACGTGCAGCAAAATTGGCTCGCACGCACCGGGTCGCGTTTTTACGCCGGCGTTCGGGCCGAGCGCGACGGCGCGCAGGGCGGAGCGTTCTCACCGTCGATCGGCGGCATCCTGCGCCTTTCGCCGCAGCTCTCGCTCAAGGCCAACGCCGCGACGGCGTTTCGCGCGCCGAACGCAAGCGATCTCTACTATCCGGGGTTCAGTAACCCGAATCTCCAAGTCGAGCGCACGCGCGTCGCCGACGTTTCGCTCGTCGATCGCGGCCTGCTCGGCGGCGCCACGCTGACGTGGTTTACCACTACCGGACGAAATCTGATCGTCCTCGATCAAACCTACACGCCGCAGAACGTCGGTCACGCCGCAATCGCGGGCCTGACGTTCGCAATTCGAACCGTACCCATCCGCGGCTATTACGCGAAACTCAACCTCACGAATCTCTATCGCGAACGAGATCTCGATAGCGATCCGGCGATCGACATCTACTCGGGCAAACGCTTGCCCAATCGAGGGCCGGTCCTCGCCGCCAATCTCGAACTCGGCTTTTTGGGCCGTCCCGCCTCCGCGATCGAGAGCGCGGCAATCACGATGCGCACGGCCGGCGCACGCGGGCCGGTCGATTCGAGACTGCCGCTCTTCGACCAGCCGGCGACGTACTCGAATCTCGGCGCGTTCGTGCGATTTCGGCTCGACCGCGATGCGCTCTTAACGCTGCGCGCGTCGAATCTCGGGAACGAGCGGTACGCCGAGATCGGCGG